One Vicugna pacos unplaced genomic scaffold, VicPac4 scaffold_21, whole genome shotgun sequence DNA window includes the following coding sequences:
- the LOC102528302 gene encoding LOW QUALITY PROTEIN: olfactory receptor 5M11 (The sequence of the model RefSeq protein was modified relative to this genomic sequence to represent the inferred CDS: inserted 3 bases in 2 codons; substituted 2 bases at 2 genomic stop codons) — MPITNDSVITEFILLGLTDHPEFQPLFFVLCLVVYFVTLLGNXVVLVIRLDSRLHTPMYFFLTNLAFVDLCYTSTATPQMLTNLLSDRKTITFAGCFAQCYLFIALLLTEFYLLAAMAYDCXVAICSPLHYSMKMSRHVCLCFATSPYVCGFSDRLFQAIQNFHLNFCRSNIINHFYCADPPLIKLSCSDSYVKELAMFLSAGFNLSNSFTIILVSYAFIIAAILKIKSAEGRHKAFSTCGSHMLAFTXFYGTLFCMYVRPPSEKTVEESKIIAVFYTFVSPVLNPLIYSLXNKDIKRALKRVLR, encoded by the exons ATGCCCATCACCAATGACAGTGTGATAACAGAATTCATTCTTCTGGGGCTCACAGATCACCCAGAGTTCCAGCCTCTGTTCTTTGTGCTGTGTCTGGTTGTTTACTTTGTCACCCTCCTAGGCAA CGTGGTGCTGGTAATCAGACTGGACTCTCGCCTGCACacgcccatgtacttcttcctcactaACCTGGCCTTTGTGGACTTGTGCTACACCTCGACTGCAACCCCACAGATGCTGACTAACCTGTTGTCAGATAGGAAGACAATCACCTTTGCTGGCTGCTTTGCACAGTGTTACCTTTTCATAGCACTACTCCTCACTGAGTTTTACTTGCTGGCAGCAATGGCCTATGACTGCTAAGTGGCCATATGCAGCCCTCTGCACTACAGTATGAAGATGTCCAGGCATGTCTGCCTTTGCTTTGCCACATCCCCTTATGTCTGTGGTTTCTCAGATAGGCTGTTCCAGGCCATCCAGAACTTCCACTTGAACTTCTGTAGATCCAATATCATCAACCACTTCTACTGTGCTGACCCGCCACTCATCAAGCTTTCTTGTTCTGACAGTTATGTCAAAGAGCTTGCCATGTTCTTATCAGCTGGCTTCAACCTCTCCAATTCCTTCACCATCATCCTGGTGTCTTATGCCTTCATCATTGCTGCCATTCTCAAGATCAagtcagcagagggaaggcacAAGGCATTCTCCACCTGTGGTTCCCACATGCTGGCCTTCA CATTTTATGGGACTCTCTTCTGCATGTATGTAAGACCACCATCAGAGAAGACTGTTGAGGAATCCAAAATAATAGCTGTTTTCTACACCTTTGTAAGCCCAGTTCTCAACCCACTGATCTACAGTCTGTGAAACAAAGACATAAAACGAGCATTGAAGAGAGTCCTCAGATGA
- the LOC140694363 gene encoding olfactory receptor 5M5-like, whose protein sequence is MFYSMNVSPQMLAHFLPEKTISYTGCLAQCFVFVTLLLTRYYMPGAMAYDRYVAICSPLYYNSRVSRPLCIHLVTLPYLWGSMVATMHVILTSHLSFCGSNVVNHFYCADPALLMLTCSNTYLKQTTLFVSTRINLTGSLLIILIPYVFIFITIMRICSSEGQCKAFSTCGSHMKTVSMFYESLFCMYLRPANKQSFEQEKIVSVFCIFVSPMLNPFIYSLRNKDVKQTLRRVFMRNLGTMGKSSILPVSQ, encoded by the coding sequence ATGTTTTATTCTATGAATGTCTCTCCTCAGATGCTTGCACACTTCTTACCTGAGAAGACCATTTCCTACACGGGATGTCTGGcccaatgttttgtttttgtgaccCTGCTCCTTACTAGGTATTACATGCCTGGTGCCATGGCCTATGACAGGTATGTGGCCATCTGCAGTCCTCTGTATTACAACAGCAGAGTGTCCAGGCCACTCTGCATCCACCTGGTCACCCTCCCCTACCTCTGGGGGTCCATGGTGGCCACAATGCATGTGATACTGACCTCTCACTTGTCCTTTTGTGGATCCAACGTCGTCAACCATTTCTACTGTGCAGACCCAGCCCTCTTAATGTTGACGTGTTCTAACACTTACTTAAAGCAAACCACCCTGTTTGTGTCCACCAGGATTAACCTCACAGGTTCCCTTCTCATAATCCTCATcccctatgttttcattttcattaccaTCATGAGGATCTGTTCCAGTGAAGGGCAGTGCaaagccttctccacctgtggGTCCCACATGAAAACTGTCTCTATGTTCTACGAGTCCCTGTTCTGCATGTATCTGAGACCAGCAAACAAGCAATCTTTTGAACAAGAGAAAATTGtctcagtgttttgtatttttgtgagtCCCATGCTGAATCCATTTATCTACAGCCTGAGAAACAAGGATGTGAAACAGACTTTGAGAAGGGTATTTATGAGAAACCTTGGTACAATGGGGAAAAGCTCTATTTTACCAGTTTcccaataa